The Candidatus Lokiarchaeota archaeon DNA segment ATGGGAGATGCCAGCAATTGTTCCCTTCGGCTGGGGTGGAGCGGCGTTTCTGTTCGTTACATCATTTCAGTATGTGGAAGGAAGAAAAGATTCTGAATTCAACAAGACAATCATGTTCACAATCATAACCCTCCCCCTGATTCTCATACATCTTGTATACGTATTTGGCGTCCGTTCGACAATTGTGCTCTTTCTTGGCGGATAACATGATGACATCATCTGATTCAATTGGAGTGATAATCGATGAATAGCAACGGAAAATCAAGGTACATTTCAATTCTTGCGTTTGGAGTTTTTTCAACCGTTTTTGCAGAAGTATTCTCGGGGTCTGCTCCACTATGGTTCATAGACCCCTGGGGCATCATCGTTGTCCTTCCCCTATACTGGATGCATGCCTTGTTTCTGTTGAACTTGGCAATCAGGTGCAAGAGGACATCAATGAGTCAGCTATACTTCTGGGGGATTCTATTCGGGCTGTACGAGTCGTGGATCACGAAGGTTCTTTGGGCGGGATATATGGGAAAAGAACCACTGCTTGGAACATTCCTAGGCTTCGCAGTCGTCGAATTTCCCATTATTGGATTATTCTGGCACGCTGTGTTCGCCTTTATTCTGCCCATCTTGGTTTTTGAAATAGTGGTGATATCAGATGATGAATCACAAAGCCATGAGGTGCTGATGGGTCATACTGTTCATCTACGAGAATCAAGGAAGAACCTTGGTATCCTAATACTGCTCTTTCTGATCGGTTCGCTGTTTCTGTCTAACGGTCTGGAGATGAATCTCGGTGCCACGTTGTTCGCAAGCGTAGGTAACTCGCTCATCGTACTTGTGTTGATTGAGTCCCTTAGAATGGGTGGGAACAACGCTTTGCTTGCCAATTTGAAACTCGAAAGGAGGGGCATAGCGGCTAACTTGGTCATCCTCGGGATTATCTACATTGTGTTGTCAGTGCTATTGGTACCAGAGCGCTGGGCTTCGCTATTCACCATTCTACTGACAATCGGCTTCTATGGTTTGGTGTGTGGATTCTTGGGAATGAGTTCGAAGAATGAAACTGCTCTACAGACGCTGCCAAAAGAGGGGAGATACATCAGCATAAGGCGAGTGGCCACACTCTTTGCCTTCTTCACAGGCCTCTCTACACTGTGGTGTTCTATTCCGGACATCGGCAACTTAGTTACGATTCTGATCTATTTGGGAATGATACCTTCGGGTTTCGTTCTTCTTCTTTTATCAACCTATATGGTCATAAGAAACCGAACTCGAACAAATGATTTGACAGTGAAGTAAGCAGTGAAGTGTACCTGCTCATTTCATATTTGGACAACGCGGGACGCTGCTGACTACCGGGGTTTTCTCAAAACCACGATTATCACTACGATAGTCACCGCAATGAGAACTATGGAGATAAACAGAACTGGCGGAATTAGGTCCGAAGGAGGATTTGTTGATGTAGTGGTCGTTTCAGTACTAGTCGTTGTAGTACTGCTTGTTGTTGATGTTGTGACATTTGTTATCGAAAGAGGCGTCCCGGTATAGTAATCATTCATCAGGTCAAAAACATCTGTATTGTCAATGGTGTAGTTTGCAGGGAGATTTTCAAACGCCTCGCCGAAGCAGTAGAGTGGAACAGGGACTGCCGTATGATAATCTGAGATCCAAGAAACTGTTACATTAGTTGCTCTTTCAACTCTAAGACTCCGATTCTCGCTTGCGGTCATAGATGCATCGGGAACGGTATCACTCAGATTCTCACTCATGACTGTAAGCCCGCCGCATTCGTGGTCTGCTGTAACCATGAGAATCGTATTCGAATGTGATTGTACATAATCAATTGCAACCCCGACAGCTTCGTCAAAGGCGATAGTATCCAGAGCGTCATTCACCTTATCGTTATCATGTCCAGCGTGATCGATTCTCCCACCTTCAACCATCAAGAAGAATCCATCTGGATCTTGGGAGAGTACATCAATGGACTTCTCAGTCATCTCTCCAAGAGAAGGAGTCTGTTCAAAATCACGGTCCTGTTCATAGGGCATATGTGACTCCGAGAATAGACCCAAAATCTTGGAGGATGAAGTTGAGAGCATATGGGACCGATTCGTTACCACCGAGTAGCCCGAATCTTCCATGGCCGTTAGCTGGGATGGGGAGAAATACTCAGACCCACCACCCAGAATCACTTCAACATCTACTTCTTCTACCGCTTGTCGGGTTATCTCGCCGTAGCTTGACCTACTCTGAACATGGGCATAAAATGTCGCTGGCGTTGCATGCTGGACAAAACAGG contains these protein-coding regions:
- a CDS encoding alkaline phosphatase is translated as MFSETVYHGTISALLTIFCLGLMVTTTSVALGVPVEPAAEEEPLSVILMIGDGMGYEHVKLARWVELGRTGHLRMERYDFTASVLTHSASADITDSAAAGTALATGVKTINGRISKDPSGANLETILEIAEGYDKSTGVVSTCFVQHATPATFYAHVQSRSSYGEITRQAVEEVDVEVILGGGSEYFSPSQLTAMEDSGYSVVTNRSHMLSTSSSKILGLFSESHMPYEQDRDFEQTPSLGEMTEKSIDVLSQDPDGFFLMVEGGRIDHAGHDNDKVNDALDTIAFDEAVGVAIDYVQSHSNTILMVTADHECGGLTVMSENLSDTVPDASMTASENRSLRVERATNVTVSWISDYHTAVPVPLYCFGEAFENLPANYTIDNTDVFDLMNDYYTGTPLSITNVTTSTTSSTTTTSTETTTTSTNPPSDLIPPVLFISIVLIAVTIVVIIVVLRKPR